Proteins from a genomic interval of Amphiura filiformis chromosome 9, Afil_fr2py, whole genome shotgun sequence:
- the LOC140160481 gene encoding uncharacterized protein — protein MKHLGYPDKIVRFLQALYGTSKSAVRVDEDITEWFRTATGVRQGCILSPQLFNILLGLVNSLAIQDLDTGIKIQGKTLNNLRFADDILLMADSEEDLQLLVTLVHTQSKKFGLSINKGKTEVQIINKVSHQTTIFIESDQLKQVQTFTYLGGVITENSTSTEDIKRRIGLAMGSMRKLTTIWKSREISINSKMELYRVLILSIATYGAEAWTLKKRDEKRLLVFEMSCLRWIMGVSRKDRLRNTSIREATSSQVTILDKLKAKQLFYFGHIAGDTELNPGPEFPCKICQNECDWSRYAVQCDSCDHWYHAECMNMDTIVYHALEDSNITWICCDCGMPNFASSLFSSRSTILSNSFSSLASLSTEDETGLLSPVAASSPIQKSYVETHTGERREKWSQKPKNKNIRKTSQVKVMVLNFQSVNNKIAELAICLDNHKPDVLIGTESWLSSGVSNSEIFPPDYSVIRKDRPPNEKGQSHGGIFIAVKNDLIVSHRADLDTECEILWIQLELVNTKNILIGAFYRPPDSGPDVLDLLQQSLSKIDLSKGPQIWLAGDFNLSHIDWDSQSTLSKCPKPGLCRQLIEISNDFGFEQMVKYPTRGDNILDLLFTTNPSLVVKSIVVPGMSDHDGIPLINIDTKPKINKSKPRKVFQFFKADWSNIKQDLTEISSDFSDIIPDLVSSDELWVDFKNRIQETMEKNIPSRVVSSGKKIPWVDYEVKRALRHKQNAYNKARATDSSEHWEIFKSLRKHVNRLTRSKYRRYIRDVCAESNKKFWSLIKSLKNDSFGIPTLKSVVGCNITENKEKAEVMNDQFQSVFTQENMNNVPSITSTQFPPMPDIDISTDGVTKLLLDLDMTKATGPDEIPARILKMGAAEIAPALTTIFRRSLETGILPDDWRCANISPIFKKGDRTTPANYRPVSLTSISCKVMEHVIFSSIMRHLNQFNILTDQQHGFRQNRSCESQLILTIHDFALSLDSKQQTDVIIMDFSKAFDVVPHNRLMLKLDHYGIRGPIHAWISDFLMRRKQRVVIGETNSHTYLGVEIANDLKWNKHINNIAAKGNRALGFVKRNLRSCTEDIKQLAYQSLVRPSLEYSSSVWDPYTAEKIYQLEAVQRRAIRFVKNNYDKRASVTEMLKNSNWSSLQQRRKIARLSTFQKAYQGYLSIPIRTLLRPVTRTTRRSHSKAFIEVQTTKDCYKHSFLPRTLKEWNSLPEEIVNIENPKQFKTQVINYQ, from the exons ATGAAGCACCTAGGTTACCCGGACAAGATAGTTCGATTCTTACAGGCTTTGTATGGCACATCGAAAAGTGCAGTGAGGGTGGACGAAGATATCACAGAGTGGTTCAGGACTGCCACAGGAGTAAGGCAAGGTTGCATCCTATCGCCACAGTTATTCAACATACTACTGGGATTAGTCAATAGTTTAGCAATCCAGGACCTGGACACTGGCATCAAAATCCAAGGCAAAACCCTCAACAACCTGCGGTTTGCCGATGACATTCTTTTAATGGCAGATTCAGAGGAAGATCTTCAATTACTTGTAACCCTAGTCCACACTCAAAGCAAGAAATTTGGCCTCAGTATAAATAAGGGGAAAACTGAAGTTCAGATCATCAACAAAGTCAGCCACCAAACAACCATCTTCATAGAAAGTGACCAACTGAAGCAAGTCCAAAccttcacctacctgggaggagtTATCACAGAGAATTCAACCAGTACGGAAGACATCAAACGGAGAATTGGACTGGCAATGGGAAGCATGCGGAAGTTAACCACAATATGGAAGTCAAGAGAAATTAGTATCAACTCAAAAATGGAACTCTACCGGGTGCTAATCTTGTCAATAGCAACATATGGGGCAGAAGCTTGGACGCTCAAGAAAAGAGACGAGAAGAGATTGTTGGTGTTCGAGATGTCTTGTTTAAGGTGGATAATGGGAGTCTCCAGAAAAGATAGGCTACGGAACACATCAATAAGAGAGGCAACAAGCAGCCAGGTCACAATACTAGACAAACTCAAAGCCAAACAActgttctactttggacacatc GCCGGGGATACTGAGCTAAATCCAGGGCCAGAGTTCCCATGTAAGATCTGCCAAAATGAATGTGACTGGAGTAGGTATGCAGTCCAATGTGATTCATGTGATCACTGGTATCATGCAGAGTGTATGAACATGGATACAATTGTTTACCATGCCTTGGAGGATAGCAATATAACATGGATATGTTGTGACTGTGGTATGCCGAATTTTGCTAGCTCGCTTTTTAGTTCGCGCTCAACCATCTTGTCAAACAGCTTCAGTTCACTGGCATCACTTAGTACTGAAGATGAAACTGGCTTATTATCACCAGTCGCAGCATCATCCCCAATACAAAAATCTTATGTAGAAACGCATACAGGTGAAAGAAGggaaaaatggtctcaaaaaccaaaaaataagaaCATCCGCAAAACTAGCCAAGTGAAGGTTATGGTACTGAATTTCCAGAGTGTCAATAACAAAATTGCTGAACTCGCCATCTGTCTTGACAACCACAAACCAGACGTACTTATCGGTACTGAATCGTGGCTGTCGTCTGGGGTCAGCAACAGTGAGATATTTCCTCCCGACTATTCAGTCATCAGGAAGGATAGACCACCAAATGAGAAAGGCCAAAGCCATGGTGGTATCTTCATTGCTGTCAAAAATGACCTCATTGTGTCACATCGCGCTGACCTTGACACAGAATGTGAGATCCTTTGGATCCAGCTTGAGTTAGTGAATACAAAAAACATCCTGATCGGAGCCTTTTATAGGCCACCCGATTCTGGGCCTGATGTTTTAGATCTGTTACAGCAATCTTTGTCCAAAATTGACCTTTCTAAAGGTCCTCAAATTTGGCTGGCAGGTGACTTTAACCTTTCCCACATTGACTGGGACAGCCAGTCCACTTTATCCAAATGCCCAAAACCAGGGCTGTGTCGACAGCTCATAGAAATCTCCAATGATTTCGGATTTGAACAGATGGTGAAATACCCTACCAGAGGGGACAACATTTTAGatttacttttcacaactaaCCCATCTCTTGTTGTGAAAAGCATCGTTGTGCCCGGAATGAGCGATCATGATGGGATTCCTCTGATCAATATTGACACCAAACCAAAAATCAACAAATCTAAACCTAGAaaggtttttcaattttttaaggcAGACTGGTCAAACATCAAACAGGATTTGACTGAAATCAGTTCTGACTTTTCAGATATCATACCTGATCTTGTGTCATCTGATGAGCTCTGGGTGGATTTTAAGAACAGAATTCAAGAGACCATGGAAAAGAATATTCCATCACGTGTTGTTTCAAGTGGTAAAAAAATACCCTGGGTTGACTATGAAGTCAAACGTGCCCTGAGACATAAACAGAATGCCTATAATAAAGCAAGGGCAACTGATTCTTCTGAGCACTGGGAGATATTTAAATCTCTTAGAAAACATGTCAATCGTCTCACCAGAAGTAAATACAGGAGATACATCAGAGATGTTTGCGCCGAATCCAACAAAAAATTCTGGTCTCtgataaaaagtttgaaaaatgataGTTTTGGCATTCCTACTTTAAAATCCGTAGTAGGCTGTAACATCACTGAAAACAAAGAGAAAGCTGAAGTGATGAATGATCAATTCCAGTCAGTATTCACACAGGAGAATATGAACAATGTACCTAGCATCACCTCAACTCAATTCCCTCCCATGCCTGACATTGACATTAGTACCGACGGTGTGACAAAGCTTTTGcttgaccttgacatgaccaaAGCGACTGGACCGGACGAAATACCTGCGCGTATCTTGAAGATGGGAGCGGCGGAAATCGCACCAGCACTCACAACCATCTTCAGACGCTCTCTTGAAACAGGCATTCTGCCTGATGATTGGAGATGTGCGAATATATCTCCAATCTTCAAGAAAGGGGACCGCACGACACCTGCAAACTATAGACCGGTTTCCCTTACGTCTATAAGCTGCAAGGTTATGGAACATGTTATTTTTTCAAGTATCATGCGCCATCTTAACCAATTTAATATCTTGACCGACCAGCAACACGGCTTTCGCCAAAATAGATCGTGCGAGTCCCAGCTTATACTGACAATACACGACTTTGCCCTGTCCCTCGACAGTAAGCAACAGACTGATGTTATCATCATGGACTTCAGCAAAGCCTTTGATGTTGTACCACACAATAGGCTTATGCTGAAGCTTGACCACTATGGTATACGCGGACCTATCCACGCTTGGATCTCCGACTTCCTAATGCGAAGAAAGCAGAGGGTTGTCATTGGG GAAACAAATTCTCACACATACCTTGGCGTCGAGATCGCCAACGACTTAAAATGGAACAAACACATCAATAACATTGCAGCAAAGGGAAATAGGGCTCTGGGTTTTGTCAAAAGAAATTTACGCTCATGTACAGAGGACATCAAACAACTAGCGTACCAGTCTCTAGTTAGACCATCCCTGGAGTACAGCTCATCAGTATGGGACCCTTATACTGCTGAAAAAATCTACCAACTAGAAGCAGTACAGAGAAGGGCCATACGTTTCGTCAAGAACAACTATGACAAGAGAGCTAGCGTAACTGAAATGTTAAAGAACTCAAACTGGTCGTCACTACAGCAAAGGCGCAAGATAGCAAGACTGTCAACTTTCCAGAAAGCATACCAGGGTTACCTGTCCATCCCTATCCGAACACTGCTACGCCCGGTCACACGTACAACGCGCCGCTCACACAGCAAAGCTTTTATTGAAGTACAGACAACCAAAGACTGTTACAAGCATTCTTTTCTGCCTAGAACTCTGAAGGAGTGGAACAGTTTACCAGAGGAGATAGTTAACATAGAAAACCCTAAACAATTCAAGACGCAAGTCATTAATTACCAGTAG